AAGTAATCAATATACTGGGAACAAGTAATCAATACACTGGGAACAAGTAATCAATATACTGGGAACAAGTAATCAATACACGGAGAACAAGTAATCAATATACTGGGAACAAGTAATCAATACACTGTGCTCAAGTGTCTCTGATTTGCAGATCGCACATGAAGATCTTCCTAAACCAGCCAGTGACCTGGAGGCTGGGAAGCCCCTCCCCTTCATCTATGGAGACCCACCCCCTGAGCTTCTCAACACCCCATTAGAGGAGCTGGATCCTTTCTACCAATCACAGAAGGTCTCTCTGATGAAAGATG
The Epinephelus moara isolate mb unplaced genomic scaffold, YSFRI_EMoa_1.0 scaffold2959, whole genome shotgun sequence genome window above contains:
- the LOC126387231 gene encoding sodium channel protein type 4 subunit alpha B-like — its product is IAHEDLPKPASDLEAGKPLPFIYGDPPPELLNTPLEELDPFYQSQKTFIVLAKGNIIFRFNAEPACYLLSPFNPLRTAAIRILVHSYPL